Proteins from a genomic interval of Undibacterium parvum:
- a CDS encoding two-partner secretion domain-containing protein — MNKIHRVIWNEHTGTWVAVAETAKGRGKGSGRAARKAMLAALLASGLSALPALAELASTTAVPASGKTNAYISANGVPVVNIETANAKGLSHNKFTRYDVETKGVVLNNGNNSLVSRQSQLAGQVISNLNLVQEAKIILNEVVSTNRSTLAGFTEVLGGKADVIVANPNGISCNGCGFINTDRVTLTTGTSNIAADGSLNGFNVNRGDVLIEGLGANASSQQILDIVARSVKVNGKINTLGHGSLGITTGSNSWNYADRSVGQPLAGEGAAPAYALDSTTLGGMYAGRIRIIATEAGVGVRMAGDAAASADDFSINSAGKIELQSAISAARDASINSSSNSGIQDVFLNGSSAKVSAKHDLAITTAGQLKLSEAELYAANQLALSAASLSDTSSAGKMRFAGGNSKLAITGNATIDGAVWGAGQALSGNFGSLTIAGGSATLYAGSSLDLSATGNLNLATAAVRANNDLTLTSSGGNISTSAGATQGIQSSSGTLRLNAGNGINNAGTMTADAGSLILRSNANVLNSGTIHAAGTLDIADQNNGSTENFTNTGSLLADTNITAKAANFINTGNLQATAGISLQANSLNNSGTLTGSTTAGKSASLNLNSLDNSGTLQSQEDLNINIGGSLSNRGKLLATHDLNIAAANSALVVSNSASGVIQAGNALSISASKATFDTQAGTVLANDISLALASLNNSGTVQANNAMQLAIGNALINSGVLLAKAGLNSNSASLDNSGTLQATRGASISTGVLNNSGKLIASDSASHAGLLSVSSLNNSASGVIQSAQNLNITLSGASLSNSGKIIAADDLNLTSTGGGLSVNNQTGAYLQAGNTSGDSLNLGGTPVSLNNAANAYMLGDQLSLNLASLNNAGTIQGGTASSSISSSAMLSNSGVLTLATGGSGDSNISAGTLTNSGTLQSTSGIAINVSNALSNDGTLLSADDLTVHSASLSNTGTLQANQGSNISTGALSNSGKLLVSTSASYGGTLNVATLSNTGSGVIQSAQDLNLKLSGNSLNNAGKLIAADDLNIASNGSALSVTNQSGAYLQAGNASGDRLHLAGTAITLNNNAGASLLGDQLDLSLASLNNGGNMQAGNAASSISASGDISNTGTLNLASTAAGSGSITANSLSNNGTLQSAGAASITVANTLTNNANLLIGGALTVRGSDTFYTLNNNSRLQSGGLMDLSGNGGGNGMDLTLGNNAILLGDSVYLNLGTLSIGNNGMLSSDKGMTINANSLSFGGSAARIVAVNSGSGSASIRLANSFSNNGAVHSSGDLTFSASSVSNSNTGGYSALNNLTLIARDGNLYNAGALYAGNQLTASTPATFTNAAISGTIDSDRDISITANTFVNDHTVTAGRDIRISANTFRNEVAGGDTRAWTAINWGSDVHDSTDNYKDGADDKQTQYWHRDGESHQYYQGGQPGFKPQIIAANSLSIVDFSNAYNTGGVISGSTVNLSSAISGAQFTNNDLALNRKSHKNTWEIFTHWIALGPATYDDHVTRNNQSFVNGESQISNIGAGIFASNLNASGFALVNQGSALSVSTKKKNESGASGSALGGAVTGTDSSNGTALGGTVNGANLGSGVAGVTNAQGKPAIHFGGLLITLPSNPNGYFVPNLAPGSKYLVETNPLFHVSSNYVGSDYMAQRYGYNPDSVIKRLGDANYEAYLIRQQLINQTGSNILKGYGNEAGQMQRLMDQALAEGKRAGFTFGAALSADQIKNLQEDVVWMVETTVAGQKVLAPVVYLSSKTRDAIVSGAVISGDNVKMNLSSLSNTGGTISGSESLSVVSKGDISNTSGTITGGNVSLTSTEGSIRNETLAKGDGNSENYATVIGKTAGISATGNLSLDAKQDIIVKGADVDAKGNASLAAGGNVTFDTIVDKTTDTTHSSSGNLLHNTRSSTTTTTENNLGSKLNSGGNLSIKSGGDTTIAGSSVDVKGDLAVDTGGSFNVIARQDKTTVHSEETTSGLGVGGGLAGKEKVTTDSFKGTNFGSTLNVGGNATIKAEKEMVVQGSNVDIKGDAEIDAKKGISILDGLNEERTTTRTETTTYLKMDNAGEKKSGAKTGDSKKNGDLYASAEANADAGAGASGTSDLKLSEVTTSTTRSGSNTSVASNFKVNGNLKAKTDGKLTVQGSNVESGGDMTLEAKEIAVLAGRNETWSNTETTTTSVGIYNEGDASAKAGANGQAKAGTIGTNASGEAKANAEAGGTTTFGARTENEKTSEYKLTNSGSSLKSGGKMKIAAENTALFVGADVHADGNLDISGKDIVTLAAQDIELKSSSKTTHTAGLYIDGKVSAEASAQADAGKLRLNGDPASASGNAEAKADTSAGVRYKNEQESSSSGSVTQKTSSFSSGGSISRTATNTIVDQGTQIDAKKNFTQSAREIKEIDASDSSFSSSSSSSHDVKLGVGAGASAGASGDAKGEGSADNGAGAGFRAKYEGEIKGESESSTTANTSRYKAGGDISSTSTEKTTLIGAKFESGGNTTLNAGSLDYQAARDTTSKSDSSHEMSAELKVDVIGSVGGSLSAEYQGNDNREKSSTAKTGSINAGGNLIINTKGDAKFEGTNLNADNQASIVAGGTVEMKAARDTQESSSKSANASLELSTSKESKGGEASLGYAQENSSSSKAQTGSVNAGSGGIVISAGKDANFEGTKIKASGDVAVSAAGKVNLSAAKNTETSTSFGVEASVSAESGGEGSKKSGEIGGNAAYAKSVDSDTASIQSSSGKVSVKAKEIVSQEATIKGEQGSKIDGRLSTIKAEKSDIAIGIEMSASGESESKKAPPKSGSKTTDDMPNKSSKPEPDGKPRAKTTDDLPAKSANDKPAVPSAAERKASTEQLKADQGKLNQAMKSEQEAAAKPAVKSQAEPAVKGGLSPAKLRLAMTAETIS; from the coding sequence ATGAATAAAATACACCGCGTTATTTGGAATGAACACACTGGTACCTGGGTTGCTGTCGCTGAAACCGCTAAAGGCCGTGGCAAGGGCAGTGGTCGCGCCGCCCGCAAAGCCATGCTGGCCGCGCTGCTCGCCTCGGGCTTGAGCGCCTTGCCGGCACTGGCCGAACTGGCATCGACCACGGCAGTACCCGCCAGCGGCAAGACCAACGCCTATATTTCCGCCAACGGCGTGCCGGTAGTAAATATCGAAACTGCCAATGCCAAAGGTTTGTCGCACAATAAATTTACCCGCTACGATGTCGAGACCAAAGGTGTGGTGCTCAACAACGGTAACAACAGCCTGGTCTCACGCCAGTCGCAATTGGCCGGGCAGGTCATCTCCAACCTGAACCTGGTCCAGGAAGCGAAGATCATTCTCAATGAAGTGGTGTCGACCAATCGCAGTACCCTGGCCGGGTTCACCGAAGTACTGGGCGGCAAAGCCGACGTCATTGTCGCCAACCCGAACGGAATTAGTTGTAACGGCTGCGGCTTCATCAATACCGACCGCGTCACTCTCACGACCGGCACCTCAAATATCGCGGCTGACGGCAGTCTGAATGGCTTTAACGTCAACCGCGGCGATGTACTGATCGAAGGCCTGGGCGCGAATGCCAGCAGCCAGCAGATCCTCGATATCGTCGCGCGTTCGGTGAAAGTCAACGGCAAGATCAATACCCTGGGCCATGGCAGTCTGGGCATCACTACCGGTAGCAATAGCTGGAATTATGCCGACCGTAGCGTAGGTCAGCCACTCGCCGGTGAAGGCGCAGCACCAGCTTATGCGCTCGATTCCACCACGCTTGGCGGCATGTATGCCGGCCGTATCCGCATCATCGCGACCGAAGCGGGCGTGGGGGTACGCATGGCAGGCGACGCCGCCGCCAGCGCTGATGATTTCAGCATCAATAGCGCCGGCAAGATAGAGCTGCAGTCAGCCATCAGCGCGGCACGCGATGCCAGCATCAACAGCAGTTCGAATAGCGGCATTCAAGATGTCTTCCTGAATGGTAGCAGCGCCAAAGTATCGGCTAAGCATGACCTGGCAATTACCACCGCTGGGCAGCTCAAGCTCAGCGAAGCCGAACTATATGCCGCAAATCAGCTCGCGCTCAGCGCTGCCAGCCTGAGCGATACCAGCAGCGCTGGCAAAATGCGTTTTGCCGGTGGCAACAGCAAGTTGGCCATCACTGGCAATGCCACGATAGACGGCGCAGTATGGGGGGCAGGGCAGGCCTTATCCGGTAATTTTGGCAGTCTGACGATAGCGGGCGGCAGTGCTACCCTGTATGCCGGTAGTAGCCTCGATTTAAGCGCGACTGGCAATCTGAACCTGGCTACCGCAGCGGTGCGTGCCAACAACGACCTGACGCTAACTTCCAGTGGCGGTAACATCAGCACCAGCGCTGGCGCCACCCAGGGAATACAAAGCAGCTCAGGAACGCTACGCCTGAATGCCGGCAATGGCATCAATAATGCCGGCACCATGACCGCCGACGCCGGCAGCCTGATATTGCGTAGCAACGCCAACGTGCTCAACTCCGGCACCATACATGCAGCAGGCACGCTCGATATCGCCGACCAGAACAATGGCAGCACCGAAAATTTCACGAATACCGGCAGCCTGCTAGCCGATACCAACATCACTGCCAAAGCGGCAAATTTTATCAATACCGGCAACCTGCAAGCCACCGCGGGCATCAGCCTGCAAGCCAACAGCCTGAACAATTCGGGAACCCTGACAGGTTCGACTACCGCCGGAAAATCCGCCAGCCTCAACCTGAATTCGCTCGACAACAGCGGTACCCTGCAGTCACAGGAAGACCTCAACATCAATATCGGCGGCAGCCTGAGCAATAGAGGCAAGCTGTTGGCAACGCATGACTTGAACATTGCAGCGGCCAACTCAGCGCTGGTCGTCAGCAATAGCGCCAGCGGCGTGATCCAGGCCGGCAACGCGCTAAGCATCAGCGCTAGCAAAGCCACGTTTGATACCCAGGCCGGCACCGTATTGGCCAATGACATCAGCCTGGCGCTCGCCAGCCTCAACAACAGCGGCACCGTACAGGCAAATAATGCGATGCAGCTGGCGATCGGCAATGCGCTGATTAACTCCGGAGTCCTGCTGGCCAAGGCTGGCTTGAACAGCAATTCGGCCAGCCTGGACAATAGCGGTACATTACAAGCCACGCGAGGCGCCAGCATCAGCACCGGCGTACTCAATAACAGCGGCAAACTGATCGCCTCTGATTCAGCCAGCCACGCCGGTCTGCTGAGTGTCAGCAGCCTCAACAACAGCGCCAGCGGCGTGATCCAATCGGCACAAAATCTCAACATCACGCTGTCCGGCGCCAGCCTCAGCAATTCGGGCAAGATCATCGCCGCGGATGACCTGAACCTGACATCGACTGGCGGCGGTTTAAGCGTAAATAACCAAACCGGCGCCTATCTACAAGCTGGCAATACCAGCGGTGACAGCCTGAATCTAGGCGGCACCCCGGTCAGCCTCAACAATGCGGCCAACGCCTATATGCTGGGCGATCAACTGAGCCTAAACCTGGCCAGCCTGAACAATGCCGGCACCATCCAGGGCGGCACGGCCAGCAGCAGTATCAGCAGCAGCGCCATGCTGAGCAATAGCGGTGTACTGACGCTCGCCACCGGAGGCAGCGGCGATAGCAATATCAGCGCCGGCACCCTGACTAACAGCGGCACCCTGCAAAGCACATCCGGCATCGCCATCAATGTCAGCAATGCCTTAAGCAATGACGGTACCTTGCTGAGCGCCGATGACCTCACTGTCCATTCGGCCAGCCTAAGCAATACCGGCACCCTGCAAGCCAATCAGGGCAGCAACATCAGCACTGGCGCGCTGAGCAATAGCGGTAAACTGCTGGTCTCAACCTCGGCCTCCTATGGTGGCACGCTCAATGTAGCCACTCTCAGCAATACGGGCAGCGGCGTCATCCAGTCAGCCCAGGATCTCAATCTCAAGCTGAGTGGCAACAGCCTCAACAACGCCGGCAAACTGATTGCGGCAGATGACCTGAACATCGCCTCCAACGGTAGCGCCCTGAGCGTCACGAATCAGTCGGGCGCTTACCTGCAGGCTGGCAACGCTAGCGGTGACCGCTTACATCTGGCCGGCACCGCGATCACCCTCAACAATAACGCCGGTGCCAGTCTGTTGGGCGATCAACTGGACCTGAGCCTGGCCAGCCTGAACAATGGCGGCAATATGCAGGCTGGCAACGCCGCCAGCAGCATCAGCGCCAGCGGCGACATCAGCAATACCGGTACGCTTAACCTGGCCAGCACGGCCGCCGGTAGCGGCAGTATCACGGCCAACAGCCTGAGCAATAACGGCACGCTGCAATCGGCTGGGGCGGCCAGCATCACCGTAGCCAATACCCTCACCAACAACGCCAATCTGCTGATAGGCGGCGCACTGACCGTGCGCGGCAGCGATACGTTTTACACCCTGAACAATAACAGCCGCCTGCAATCCGGTGGTCTGATGGATCTAAGTGGGAACGGCGGCGGCAACGGCATGGATCTAACGCTAGGCAACAACGCCATTCTGTTGGGCGACAGCGTCTACCTTAACCTCGGTACGCTCAGCATAGGCAATAACGGCATGCTCAGTTCTGACAAGGGCATGACTATCAACGCCAATTCGCTGTCTTTCGGCGGCAGCGCTGCACGCATCGTTGCGGTCAATTCCGGTAGCGGCAGCGCCAGCATCAGGCTCGCCAACAGCTTTAGCAATAACGGTGCGGTGCACTCCAGTGGTGACCTGACGTTTTCCGCCAGTTCCGTCAGCAACAGCAATACCGGCGGATACTCGGCGCTCAACAATCTCACGCTGATCGCGCGCGACGGCAATCTCTACAATGCCGGTGCCCTATATGCCGGCAATCAGCTGACGGCATCAACTCCAGCCACCTTTACCAATGCCGCAATCAGCGGCACGATAGATTCAGACCGCGATATCAGCATCACGGCAAACACCTTCGTCAATGACCATACCGTCACAGCCGGACGTGACATCCGGATCTCCGCCAACACCTTCCGCAACGAAGTGGCCGGCGGCGATACCCGTGCCTGGACCGCTATCAACTGGGGGAGCGACGTACATGATTCGACCGATAACTATAAAGATGGCGCTGACGATAAACAGACCCAGTACTGGCACCGTGACGGCGAATCACATCAATACTATCAGGGCGGCCAACCTGGTTTTAAACCGCAGATCATTGCGGCCAATAGCCTGTCTATCGTCGATTTCAGCAACGCGTATAACACCGGCGGCGTGATCTCGGGTTCCACGGTCAACCTGAGCAGTGCGATTTCTGGCGCACAATTTACCAACAATGATCTGGCACTCAACCGGAAATCGCATAAAAACACCTGGGAAATTTTCACTCACTGGATCGCCTTAGGACCGGCAACCTATGATGATCATGTCACCAGAAATAACCAAAGCTTCGTCAATGGCGAGTCGCAAATCAGCAATATAGGCGCTGGCATTTTCGCCAGCAATTTGAATGCCTCCGGTTTCGCGCTGGTCAATCAGGGTTCCGCATTGTCGGTCTCGACCAAAAAGAAAAACGAAAGCGGCGCCAGCGGCAGCGCTTTGGGCGGTGCCGTCACCGGTACCGATAGCAGTAATGGCACAGCCTTGGGCGGCACGGTAAACGGCGCAAACCTCGGTTCCGGCGTCGCCGGCGTCACCAATGCACAAGGCAAACCGGCGATTCATTTCGGCGGTCTGCTGATCACTCTGCCTTCCAACCCTAACGGTTATTTTGTGCCTAATCTGGCACCGGGCAGCAAGTATCTGGTCGAGACCAATCCCTTGTTCCATGTCAGTTCCAACTATGTCGGTTCCGATTACATGGCGCAGCGTTATGGCTACAATCCCGACAGCGTCATCAAACGTCTGGGTGACGCCAATTACGAAGCCTATCTGATACGTCAGCAACTAATCAACCAGACCGGCAGCAATATCCTCAAGGGCTACGGCAATGAAGCGGGGCAGATGCAACGCCTGATGGATCAGGCCTTGGCCGAAGGCAAGCGCGCCGGCTTCACTTTCGGCGCGGCACTAAGCGCCGATCAGATCAAGAACCTGCAAGAAGATGTGGTGTGGATGGTGGAAACCACGGTTGCCGGCCAAAAAGTGCTGGCACCGGTGGTCTACCTGTCCAGCAAGACCCGCGATGCCATCGTCAGCGGCGCGGTGATCTCCGGCGACAATGTCAAAATGAACCTGAGCTCGCTGAGCAATACCGGCGGTACGATCAGCGGTAGCGAATCACTGAGCGTGGTTTCCAAAGGTGATATTAGCAATACCAGCGGCACCATCACTGGCGGCAATGTATCGCTCACCTCCACTGAAGGCAGCATCAGGAATGAAACCCTGGCGAAGGGCGACGGCAATAGCGAAAACTACGCGACCGTGATCGGTAAAACCGCTGGCATCAGCGCCACCGGCAACCTCTCGCTTGATGCCAAGCAGGATATCATCGTCAAAGGTGCCGATGTCGACGCCAAAGGCAATGCCTCGCTGGCGGCCGGCGGCAATGTCACGTTTGACACCATCGTCGACAAAACCACCGACACCACGCATTCCTCGTCAGGCAATCTGCTGCATAACACCCGCTCCAGCACCACCACAACGACGGAAAATAATCTGGGTTCAAAACTCAACAGCGGCGGCAATCTCAGCATCAAGAGTGGCGGTGACACCACGATTGCCGGTAGCAGCGTGGACGTCAAGGGCGATCTGGCAGTCGATACCGGCGGCAGCTTCAACGTGATAGCGCGGCAGGATAAAACCACCGTGCATTCAGAAGAAACTACCTCGGGTCTCGGGGTAGGCGGCGGCTTGGCAGGTAAGGAAAAAGTCACGACCGACAGCTTTAAGGGCACAAATTTCGGCTCTACCCTGAATGTCGGCGGCAATGCCACGATCAAGGCGGAAAAAGAAATGGTGGTACAAGGCTCGAATGTCGATATCAAGGGAGATGCCGAGATTGACGCCAAGAAAGGCATCAGCATACTCGATGGCCTCAACGAAGAGCGCACCACCACCCGTACCGAAACCACGACTTACCTGAAAATGGATAATGCCGGTGAAAAGAAATCGGGCGCCAAGACCGGTGACAGCAAGAAAAACGGCGACCTCTATGCCAGCGCCGAAGCCAATGCCGATGCCGGAGCAGGTGCTAGCGGCACTTCCGATCTGAAGCTGTCGGAAGTCACCACCAGCACGACACGCTCTGGCTCCAACACCAGCGTGGCTTCGAATTTCAAGGTGAACGGCAACCTCAAGGCAAAAACCGATGGCAAGCTGACAGTACAGGGTTCGAACGTGGAAAGTGGCGGTGACATGACGCTGGAAGCCAAGGAAATCGCAGTACTGGCTGGCCGCAACGAAACATGGAGCAACACCGAAACCACCACCACCTCGGTCGGCATCTACAACGAAGGTGACGCTTCCGCCAAGGCCGGCGCCAACGGACAAGCCAAGGCTGGCACGATAGGCACGAACGCCTCCGGCGAGGCAAAGGCAAATGCGGAAGCCGGTGGCACCACCACATTCGGGGCGCGTACGGAAAATGAAAAAACCAGTGAATACAAGCTCACCAATAGCGGCTCTAGCCTGAAGTCTGGCGGCAAGATGAAAATTGCGGCAGAAAACACCGCGCTCTTCGTTGGCGCCGATGTACATGCCGACGGCAATCTCGATATCAGTGGTAAAGACATCGTGACTCTGGCCGCGCAGGATATAGAACTCAAAAGTAGTTCCAAAACCACGCATACGGCCGGGCTGTATATCGATGGCAAAGTCAGTGCCGAAGCCAGTGCGCAGGCCGATGCCGGCAAACTTAGGCTAAACGGTGATCCGGCCAGCGCCAGTGGCAATGCGGAAGCCAAAGCTGATACCAGTGCCGGTGTGCGTTACAAGAACGAGCAGGAATCGAGCTCTTCCGGTTCCGTCACGCAAAAAACCTCTAGTTTCAGCTCTGGTGGCAGCATTAGCCGCACTGCGACAAATACCATCGTCGATCAGGGAACGCAAATCGATGCCAAGAAAAATTTCACTCAGAGTGCCCGTGAAATCAAGGAAATCGATGCCAGCGACTCGTCATTTTCCAGCTCCAGCTCCTCCAGCCATGACGTGAAATTAGGCGTAGGTGCAGGTGCCAGCGCCGGTGCCAGCGGCGATGCAAAAGGCGAAGGCAGTGCTGATAACGGTGCAGGAGCAGGTTTCCGCGCCAAGTACGAAGGGGAAATCAAGGGCGAAAGCGAAAGCAGCACCACTGCCAACACCAGCCGTTATAAAGCCGGTGGCGACATCAGTTCGACTTCGACCGAAAAAACTACGCTGATAGGCGCCAAATTTGAATCCGGTGGTAACACCACCCTCAATGCCGGCTCTTTAGACTATCAGGCCGCACGTGACACCACGAGCAAGAGCGATAGCTCGCATGAAATGAGCGCTGAACTCAAGGTTGATGTGATTGGTTCCGTCGGCGGCAGTCTGAGCGCTGAATATCAAGGTAACGACAACCGCGAAAAATCGAGCACTGCCAAGACCGGCAGCATCAATGCCGGCGGTAACCTGATCATCAATACCAAAGGCGATGCCAAATTTGAAGGCACCAATCTGAACGCCGACAACCAAGCCAGCATCGTCGCCGGTGGTACGGTAGAGATGAAAGCGGCACGCGATACCCAGGAAAGCAGCAGCAAGAGCGCCAATGCCAGCCTGGAACTGTCAACCAGCAAAGAAAGTAAGGGCGGCGAAGCGAGTCTGGGCTATGCGCAGGAAAACAGCTCTAGCAGCAAGGCGCAAACCGGCAGCGTCAACGCCGGTAGCGGTGGTATCGTGATCAGTGCCGGCAAAGATGCCAACTTCGAAGGCACCAAAATCAAAGCGAGCGGCGACGTTGCCGTCAGCGCGGCCGGCAAAGTTAATTTGAGTGCCGCCAAAAACACCGAAACCAGCACCTCATTTGGCGTTGAAGCCAGTGTCAGCGCAGAATCGGGCGGCGAAGGCAGCAAAAAATCCGGTGAAATCGGTGGCAACGCAGCCTATGCTAAGTCGGTAGATTCCGATACGGCATCGATACAATCCTCGTCCGGCAAGGTCAGCGTCAAGGCCAAGGAAATCGTCAGCCAGGAAGCTACCATCAAGGGCGAGCAGGGCAGCAAAATCGACGGTCGCCTGAGCACGATCAAGGCGGAAAAATCGGATATCGCGATAGGCATAGAAATGAGCGCCTCCGGTGAAAGTGAATCGAAGAAAGCACCGCCAAAATCCGGCTCCAAGACCACCGATGATATGCCAAACAAGAGCAGCAAACCGGAACCGGATGGCAAGCCACGCGCCAAAACGACTGACGATTTGCCCGCCAAATCGGCGAATGACAAGCCTGCCGTGCCATCTGCCGCTGAACGCAAGGCGAGTACCGAGCAATTGAAGGCGGACCAGGGCAAGCTTAATCAGGCCATGAAAAGCGAGCAGGAAGCCGCCGCCAAACCTGCCGTCAAGAGCCAGGCAGAGCCTGCGGTCAAGGGGGGGCTGAGTCCGGCAAAGCTGCGCCTGGCAATGACAGCGGAAACAATCAGTTAA
- a CDS encoding ShlB/FhaC/HecB family hemolysin secretion/activation protein — MHHLLTCFRLYQKSRSNVTSAVSRPAKLSGLGLILSTLLSNPVFAQSQVDIGAAQRQLDQIQRQEQLRLQHDQDEARRRNDPSEGMDTKALQPKISVPALGAACRQIDSISINGANQLSSWTRNGITSAFTHQCLKIDDFERLLGEITKRYIDRGHISTRAYLAPQDLSKGHLEILVIEGHVEKIIVDDGDAHSVSLQNVLPGVAGNILNLRDLEQGIDQINRLSSNNAQLDIQPGEKAGASVVVIHNQPRSPWHATLSLDNQGSEPTGKQQAAFNASVDNLLGFNELFFLTHRETVPGNQDKKFSGSDSFGLNIPFGYTTFSMSSSYSRYVSTLRVPSGLDLISNGDNRVDNIRLDRILYRDQASRASMAVTLTSKDAKNFLHDQYLGVSSRALTVLDIDSNLFTSFAGGTISLDFGYAMGLDKLNALHDPDYLPDWAARAQFAKFKAGFAYSLPLRLFDKDASFTSQLTSQKAKQTLYGSEQIAIGGLYSVRGFVHNTLAGDDGYYWRNELSLRQPLILGGESMSSRIYLGYDLGEVKNRTANIPQGHMAGMAVGIAVNWRGATWELINTRPLALPATMTRESSQTWFRLAYSM; from the coding sequence GTGCATCACCTGCTTACCTGTTTCCGGCTCTATCAAAAAAGCCGAAGCAATGTCACATCCGCCGTTTCCCGTCCTGCTAAGCTATCAGGTTTGGGTCTTATCCTAAGCACCCTGCTATCAAATCCCGTCTTTGCACAAAGCCAAGTAGATATCGGTGCCGCGCAACGTCAGTTGGATCAGATCCAGCGTCAGGAACAACTGCGCCTGCAACACGATCAGGACGAAGCACGCCGCCGTAACGACCCATCGGAGGGCATGGATACCAAAGCACTACAGCCAAAAATCAGCGTACCAGCGCTCGGTGCAGCCTGCCGCCAGATTGATAGCATTAGCATCAACGGCGCGAACCAGCTCTCGTCATGGACGCGCAACGGCATCACCAGCGCATTTACGCACCAGTGCCTGAAGATCGATGATTTCGAACGTCTGCTGGGCGAGATCACCAAGCGCTATATCGACCGCGGCCACATCAGCACCCGTGCCTACCTGGCACCGCAAGACTTGAGCAAGGGCCATCTGGAAATTCTTGTGATCGAAGGCCATGTCGAGAAAATCATTGTCGATGACGGTGATGCGCACAGCGTCTCACTGCAAAACGTGCTACCCGGGGTAGCTGGAAACATTCTCAATTTGCGCGATCTGGAACAGGGCATAGACCAGATCAACCGGCTCTCCTCGAACAACGCCCAACTCGATATCCAGCCCGGCGAAAAAGCTGGCGCCAGCGTAGTGGTGATTCACAATCAGCCTCGTTCGCCTTGGCACGCCACGCTCTCGCTGGATAATCAAGGTTCGGAACCAACCGGCAAACAGCAGGCCGCGTTCAATGCCAGCGTCGATAACTTGCTGGGCTTCAACGAACTATTTTTTCTCACGCACAGGGAAACCGTACCGGGCAATCAAGATAAAAAATTCTCGGGCAGCGACAGCTTTGGCTTGAATATCCCGTTCGGCTACACCACCTTTTCCATGAGCAGCAGCTATTCACGCTATGTCAGCACGCTCCGTGTGCCTAGCGGACTAGATTTGATTTCCAACGGTGACAACCGCGTTGACAACATACGTCTCGACCGTATCCTGTACCGCGATCAAGCCAGTCGCGCCTCGATGGCGGTGACACTGACGTCCAAAGACGCGAAAAATTTTCTGCACGACCAGTACCTGGGCGTCAGCAGCCGCGCCCTGACCGTGCTCGATATCGACAGCAATCTGTTCACCAGCTTCGCCGGTGGGACTATCTCTCTCGATTTCGGTTACGCCATGGGCCTGGATAAGTTAAATGCCCTGCATGATCCGGACTACCTGCCGGATTGGGCGGCACGCGCACAGTTCGCCAAATTTAAGGCAGGATTTGCCTACTCCCTTCCGCTGCGTCTGTTTGATAAAGACGCCAGCTTCACCAGTCAGCTGACCAGCCAGAAGGCCAAGCAGACCTTGTACGGCTCAGAACAAATCGCCATAGGCGGGCTGTATTCGGTACGCGGTTTCGTGCATAACACCCTGGCCGGCGACGACGGCTACTACTGGCGCAATGAACTTTCGCTACGTCAGCCACTGATACTGGGCGGAGAGAGCATGTCCAGCCGCATCTATCTGGGCTATGACCTGGGCGAAGTAAAAAATCGCACCGCTAACATTCCGCAAGGGCACATGGCCGGTATGGCCGTCGGCATCGCCGTCAATTGGCGCGGCGCTACCTGGGAATTGATCAATACCAGACCACTGGCCTTGCCAGCCACCATGACCAGAGAATCAAGCCAGACTTGGTTCCGCCTTGCTTACTCAATGTAA